From a single Brassica napus cultivar Da-Ae chromosome C9, Da-Ae, whole genome shotgun sequence genomic region:
- the LOC125592530 gene encoding uncharacterized protein LOC125592530, whose protein sequence is MYFMQWVCAASLYDGSISASPQPPSLWPLMRNLQGFFTSVWGIRQGSLLSPYIYVIVNNALSNMLNQAAADGKFGFHPKYEKVGLSHLSFANILVFTDETEESLNGVLTVMDHFAGMSGLQINASKSSIFCCWSEQPLAYSCCECERSKGRYLAYTLSRALSFAGRLQLIKTVITSTVNFWSSAFLLPKGCLDTIESMCSAFLWSGSPIVTHKAKVAWEDVCYPKEDGGLGLRWLRDTSRVFALRLIWLLFTQTGSFWVAWTKEYLLKHGSYWDEREGSLGSWVWRKLLKLQSFAFDFFRYEINNGRSTFFWLDNWLGTGRILDETGEIGIGYLGVPRSATISDVLCARCLVNIMERTLYSCELIMMTSKLTSLPLRPGIICVIKEVRRMVFQTVLYSVWKEQNSWRHGGVWVMTEKLTRIIDKQIRNWISSLRYTKDHLLEGMMRRWLEVT, encoded by the exons ATGTACTTCATGCAATGGGTCTGTGCAGCCAGTTTATACGATGGATCTATCTCTGCATCTCCACAGCCTCCTTCTTTGTGGCCATTAATGAGGAACTTGCAGGGTTTTTTCACCAGTGTGTGGGGTATTAGACAGGGCTCCTTGCTCTCTccctatatatatgtcattgtGAATAATGCTCTGTCCAACATGTTGAATCAGGCTGCAGCTGATGGAAAGTTTGGTTTTCATCCTAAATATGAGAAAGTAGGGCTTTCTCATCTTAGCTTTGCCAACATACTGGTTTTTACTGATGAAACTGAAGAATCGCTGAATGGAGTGTTGACAGTGATGGATCATTTCGCTGGTATGTCAGGTCTTCAGATCAATGCGTCCAAGTCATCAATTTTTTGCTGCTGGTCTGAACAGCCACTTGCTTATTCATGCTGCGAGTGCGAAAGGTCTAAAGGTAGATACCTTGCCTATACGCTATCTAG AGCTTTATCCTTTGCAGGACGTCTACAGCTCATCAAAACGGTTATCACCAGTACTGTTAATTTCTGGAGCTCCGCGTTTCTATTACCCAAAGGCTGTCTTGATACCATCGAGAGCATGTGCAGTGCTTTCCTCTGGTCTGGGTCGCCAATCGTTACGCATAAAGCAAAAGTTGCTTGGGAAGATGTTTGCTATCCTAAAGAAGACGGAGGGTTGGGTCTACGATGGCTTAGGGATACTTCCCGTGTATTTGCGCTGAGGCTGATTTGGCTACTCTTTACTCAAACAGGGTCCTTTTGGGTGGCATGGACTAAGGAGTATTTGCTAAAACATGGTTCCTACTGGGACGAGCGTGAAGGATCTCTTGGCTCATGGGTTTGGAGAAAGTTACTAAAGTTGCAGTCCTTCGCATTCGACTTTTTTAGGTATGAAATTAATAATGGGAGATCCACCTTCTTTTGGCTTGACAACTGGCTGGGTACAGGAAGGATTTTGGATGAAACAGGGGAGATTGGCATAGGCTACTTGGGGGTTCCTCGTTCTGCTACTATCTCTGATGTG CTGTGTGCCCGGTGCCTTGTCAACATTATGGAGAGGACATTGTACTCTTGCGAGCTGATAATGATGACTTCAAAGCTAACTTCTCTTCCGTTAAGACCTGGAATTATTTGCGTGATAAAAGAAGTGAG GAGGATGGTGTTTCAGACAGTCCTCTACTCTGTCTGGAAAGAACAGAACTCATGGAGGCATGGTGGTGTGTGGGTCATGACGGAGAAGCTCACTCGAATCATCGATAAGCAGATTAGGAATTGGATATCATCTCTTCGCTACACCAAGGATCATCTGCTGGAGGGGATGATGAGAAGATggcttgaagttacttaa
- the LOC106366684 gene encoding cysteine-rich receptor-like protein kinase 41, producing the protein MAGSCSSNRPQDLFISFFFFFFLFLPFLSFAQEPVVNVNGSVWDFPSHSSSSSPQSTFSKNLNSLVASIPLLHANTYNFYNLSVGDISDQDRVEAIGVCNRVVTSVDCRSCVFQAALNLTSSSQLREGYWRSTNCMFRYSDNPIFGILETNPVFEALNPNKSTGDRDEFIRLQSDLLNRIRKRAAAGGSKRKYVQGSGPGPNSSTLFGAVMCTPDLSEKDCNDCLIFGFANATRGRSGLRWFCPSCSFQIQTNLRFFHLESEYEPDPPSDQEPGLLHNWSQGVDKTVIILATVGSVVGFSIFVIFLYFILKRKQRKEKQRHEGKEDVVENQIIDENVLRLDFDTIRLATDDFSPGNQLGEGGFGVVYKGVLDSGEEIAVKRLSMKSGQGDNEFINEVSLVAKLHHRNLVRLIGFCLEGQERLLIYDLFKNTSLDHFIFDNDRRMVLEWETRYKIIAGVARGLLYLHEDSRFKVIHRDLKASNVLLDDAMYPKISDFGMAKLFDTDQPCQTRFTSRVAGTYGYMAPEYAMNGKFSVKTDVFSFGVLVLEIVTGKRNNWSPEDKSSLFLLSYVWKNWREGRVLNIVDPSLIQTRGLSDEIMKCIHIGLLCVQEKAESRPTMASVVLMLNASSFTLLRPSQPGFYPGDGESTSSSPPTMTLNSVTITKVDPR; encoded by the exons ATGGCAGGTTCTTGTTCTTCTAATCGACCACAAGACCtgttcatctccttcttcttcttcttctttttgttcttacCATTTCTCAGCTTCGCACAAGAACCTGTCGTCAACGTAAACGGTTCTGTCTGGGACTTCCCTTCacattcttcatcttcatccccaCAAAGCACCTTCTCCAAAAACCTGAACAGTCTTGTCGCCTCAATCCCTTTGCTCCATGCCAACACCTACAACTTCTACAACCTCTCGGTCGGAGACATCTCGGATCAAGATCGAGTAGAAGCCATCGGAGTCTGCAACAGAGTAGTCACATCAGTAGATTGTCGTTCCTGCGTCTTCCAAGCCGCACTAAATCTAACCTCCTCTTCACAACTTAGAGAAGGTTACTGGAGGTCCACGAATTGTATGTTTCGCTACTCGGACAATCCCATTTTCGGAATACTCGAAACGAATCCTGTGTTCGAGGCACTAAACCCGAACAAATCAACGGGTGATAGGGACGAGTTCATTCGGCTACAGAGCGATTTACTGAACCGTATCAGAAAACGTGCTGCAGCAGGTGGATCTAAGAGGAAGTATGTTCAAGGAAGTGGTCctggtcctaactcctcgacACTCTTTGGTGCCGTGATGTGCACGCCGGATTTGTCTGAGAAAGATTGTAACGACTGTCTCATCTTTGGTTTCGCAAACGCTACAAGAGGGAGATCAGGGCTCAGATGGTTTTGTCCCAGCTGTAGTTTTCAGATACAGACCAACTTGAGATTCTTCCATCTGGAGAGTGAGTATGAGCCTGATCCACCATCGGACCAAGAACCAG GTCTTTTACATAACTGGTCGCAAGGAGTAGACAAAACCGTTATTATACTCGCCACTGTTGGCTCTGTTGTTGGTTTTTCCATATTCGTTATCTTCCTTTACTTCATATTGAAAAGGAAGCaaagaaaggaaaaacaaaGACATGAAG GAAAAGAAGATGTTGTAGAGAATCAGATTATAGATGAAAACGTATTGCGACTCGACTTTGATACCATCCGATTAGCAACTGATGACTTCTCTCCTGGCAATCAGCTTGGAGAAGGTGGCTTTGGTGTAGTTTACAAG GGTGTTCTTGATTCTGGAGAAGAGATAGCCGTGAAAAGATTGTCAATGAAATCAGGACAAGGAGACAATGAGTTCATAAACGAAGTCTCGTTAGTTGCCAAACTTCATCATCGAAATCTTGTTAGGCTTATAGGTTTCTGCCTTGAGGGGCAAGAAAGGCTACTCATATATGACTTATTCAAGAACACAAGCCTTGACCATTTCATATTTG ATAATGATAGGAGAATGGTATTAGAGTGGGAAACACGTTATAAGATAATCGCAGGTGTTGCTCGAGGTCTTCTTTACCTCCATGAAGATTCTCGTTTCAAAGTTATTCACAGAGATCTTAAAGCGAGCAATGTTCTATTGGACGACGCAATGTATCCAAAAATATCGGATTTTGGAATGGCTAAGTTGTTTGATACAGACCAACCATGTCAGACTAGGTTTACAAGCAGAGTGGCAGGAACCTA TGGTTATATGGCTCCAGAATACGCGATGAATGGGAAATTCTCAGTGAAAACCGACGTGTTTAGCTTCGGTGTACTAGTTCTTGAGATCGTTACAGGCAAGAGAAATAATTGGTCTCCTGAAGATAAAAGCTCATTGTTCCTCCTTAGCTAT GTATGGAAAAACTGGAGAGAAGGGAGAGTGTTAAACATTGTGGATCCAAGTCTGATTCAGACAAGAGGTCTAAGTGACGAGATCATGAAATGCATTCACATTGGTTTGTTGTGTGTTCAGGAGAAGGCAGAGAGTAGACCAACAATGGCTTCTGTTGTGTTAATGCTCAATGCAAGTTCTTTTACTTTACTGAGACCCTCACAACCTGGTTTCTACCCAGGAGATGGAGAATCAACAAGTAGTTCTCCACCGACGATGACTTTGAATAGTGTTACAATCACAAAGGTAGACCCTCGTTAA
- the LOC125592531 gene encoding putative F-box/FBD/LRR-repeat protein At5g44950, translating to MRKFKITYDTSKGHDPFGIREWIATAISRGAQHLDVVDTFLRYMSFKEFMPLDIYKSKTLVSLKLVEVRMSNPDFVVSLPCLKNMHLEKIMYSGEDPSFMEKLISGCPVLEDLTVFRSSDDNVLVLRVTSKSLKRFRVWSDRWSRSNSREFALEIDASGLKYMKLGDQQSKRIVVKNLRSLFMIDIDSIFNGGSNTNLEMKKDTTRDFLNGISRVRHMIVPQLTLEVLYRYLGSNIPMFSNLYRLEVSCIAR from the exons ATGCGAAAGTTCAAGATAACGTATGACACGTCCAAGGGTCATGATCCCTTTGGAATCAGAGAGTGGATCGCCACAGCTATAAGTCGAGGAGCTCAGCATTTAGATGTGGTTGACACATTTCTTAGGTATATGTCTTTCAAAGAGTTCATGCCTCTGGACATTTATAAGAGCAAGACATTGGTGTCTTTAAAGCTTGTAGAAGTAAGGATGTCTAATCCCGACTTTGTTGTTTCTCTACCTTGTCTGAAGAACATGCATCTTGAAAAAATTATGTACAGTGGTGAGGATCCTTCGTTCATGGAGAAGCTCATCTCAGGCTGTCCCGTTCTTGAAGATCTAACAGTGTTCAGGTCGTCTGATGATAACGTACTGGTTCTTCGTGTGACATCTAAGAGTCTTAAGAGGTTTAGAGTATGGTCTGACCGCTGGAGTAGAAGCAATAGTAGGGAGTTTGCGCTGGAGATTGATGCTTCGGGGCTCAAATATATGAAGTTAGGAGATCAACAGTCTAAAAGAATAGTGGTGAAGAATCTAAGATCTTTGTTTATGATCGACATTGATTCCATATTCAATGGTGGAAGTAACACTAATTTGGAAATGAAGAAAGATACTACCCGTGATTTTCTCAATGGTATTTCTCGCGTAAGGCATATGATCGTCCCTCAGCTTACTCTGGAG GTTCTTTATCGTTACCTGGGATCCAATATTCCCATGTTTAGCAACTTATATCGTTTAGAAGTGTCTTGCATTGCCCGCTAA